The genomic window AAGAAATCTTAGCTGGAAAAGTAACAACAGAAAGTATTATTCTTCTTGATGAGTTTGACGGACAATTGGTTTTTAGAAACCAAGGAGATTTAGTTGTAGAAGAGTTATAAACAGACTGTAACAATATAGTCTGTAAATAGTCTTTATATTGATTGGTTGGTTAAAGCAACACTGAAATAAATTCGAAAAGCTATCGGATTATGGATGTGTTGCTTTCCTTTTTGTAACAAATTGCTCTATTAGACTACAAACAGATGAAATTTTAAGCACTTTATAAAATAAACCATCTATTATGAAACGTATTTTATCGCTACTTGTTATTACAACACTATCAATATTTTCAATTACTGCTCAAGAAATAGAAAATTCAACCTTATGGAAAATTGAAGGTAATGGGCTAGAGTCTCCTTCGTATTTATTCGGAACTATCCACATGACATGCGATGCTACTCTAGAGGATGATGTAAAAAAAGCTCTAGACGAAACTACTCAGATAGTTATGGAACTAGATATGGACGATCCTAGCATGCAAAGCAAAGTAATGCAAGGCATGTATCTAAAAGACGGAAAAACATTAAAAGATTTTGTATCTGACGAAGAATACAAATCAATTGACTCTCTTTTTACCAATAATATGGGCATGTCTGTAAAGCTATTAGAAAATGTGAAACCTTTTTTCCTTATGTCTATGTTTTACCCTAAAATGATTGACTGCCAGATGCAATCTTTTGAATTAGAGTTAACCAAAATTGCATCAGAGCAAAAAGAGGAAATCTATGGTCTTGAAACGATTGAAGAACAAATAAAGGTTTTTGATGGCATACCTCTAGAGGATCAGTATGCAGATTTAATCCGAATGGCTAAAGATAATCTAGCATTCGATAAAACAACGTTTTCTAAAATGCTTAAAATTTATAAGGAAGAAGATATTAACGCACTAATTGATATAATGGATGATGATACTAATAGTACCATGTCAAAACATCAAGATGTACTTTTGGAGCAACGTAATAAAAACTGGATTTCAAAAATTGGTGAATATGCCAAAGAGCAACCGACATTTTTTGGTGTTGGCGCAGGTCATCTTCCAGGGGAGAATGGAGTTATACAGCTTTTAAGAAATGCCGGATACACAGTTACAGCTGTACTAGAGTAAACAAAAAAAAGAGCCTTAAAAAGGCTCTTTTTTTCCAAATAATTGTTTCAATTTAAAACTTCATACCAACACCAAGACCAACTATTAATGGGTCGATATTAACTTCTGATGTATCAGGTGCTCCATTTACCGTAACATCAGTTTTAAGGAATAATTTCTTTACATCTAAGTTTAAGAACCACTTATCATTTAAATTATAATCCAAACCTGCCTGTAAAGAGAAACCAAATGAATTATCATACTCTATATCATCTAAGTCACCTTCATCAACACCATAAAATATAGTATAATTAACACCTGCTCCTACATATGGTTTAAAATCGTTAGCATAAAAATGGTATTGCAAATTTAAAGTTGGAGGCAATAACCAAACGTGTCCTAAATCTAGAGATCCACCACCATCAATATCTAAATCTACATTATGTTTTGTTGTACCTAATATTAACTCAACAGCCAAATTTTTAGAGAAAAAGTAAGTGAAGTCTAATTCTGGAACAAAAGCCGTGCTAATATCTACATCTGCACCATCAATATCATCATCAGGAGAAGGTATTACAGAAATTAATCTTAAACGTGCTTGCCACTTATTATAATCATCAGTAGCATCAGTGTCTTGTGCACTTAGGTTGAATGTTAACCCTATCAATAAAGTAAATAATAATAAATTTTTCATGTTAAAATATTTAAGTTTCCAGCAAAAATAAATGCTAATAAATCCTTAAATACTGATAATTATCATGTGTTTTCATGATTTGAAACCGTAATAAAAGCAACCACAATTATCAATAAAAAAATAAGAAGTTGTATTTCAGCTAATTGATGAGCAACGAAACTTTTTCGATGAAATGCACAATTTATTTTAAATTCCTTTATGCATTTTAACGGATTTATTATTAATTTTGTCGAGCTATTTAATTCCAATTAAACTTAAGAAACGATTAAACTTGTTGTAGTTTTCCCTCTAACACATGGGGATTACTATAGTTAATTATTTGATAAACCCTACTTATTAATACATGGAATTGAACAGATATATAGATCACACCCTATTGAGTCCCTCAGCAACTGAAGCCGATATTCTTAAACTCTGCGAAGAAGCATTAAAATACAATTTTTATTCTGTTTGCGTAAACAGCTGCTATGTTCCTATTGCAAAACAAGCCCTTGGACGTTCTGAAGTAAAAGTTTGTACCGTAGTTGGTTTTCCTCTTGGAGCCATGTCTACCGAAGCTAAAATTTTTGAAGCAAAAAAAGCAATAGAACAAGGTGCTTCTGAAATTGATATGGTAATGAACATCGGTCGTCTAAAAAGTAAAAATTATGTTGCTGTACTTAAAGATATTAGTGACGTAAAACGCGCTATAGGCTTAACACCTTTAAAAGTTATTTTAGAAATAAGTGAACTTTCTAAAAATGAAATCGTAAAGGCTTGTGAAATATGTATTGATGCCAAAGCTGATTTTGTAAAAACCTCAACAGGTTTTTCCAAGAGTGGTGCTACACTTACTGCCGTAAAAATCATGAAAAAAACGGTAAGAGACCAATTAAAAATTAAAGCTTCTGGTGGCATTAGAGATGCTGAAACTGCTCTAAAATATATAGAAGTTGGCGTACATAGAATTGGCGCTTCATCTGGTGTTGCTATGATGACCAATCAAACTTCAAAATCTGCATATTAATTAAAACACTTTGCTTAACTTTACCGCATGAGTGTACACATTGGCGCCAACAAAGGCGATATAGCAGAAACTATTTTATTACCAGGCGATCCGCTAAGAGCTAAATGGATTGCTGAAACTTTTTTTGAAAACCCAGTTTGCTTTAATGAAGTAAGAGGCATGTATGGTTATACAGGTACTTACCAAGGCAAGCGCATATCTACCATGGGATCTGGTATGGGTATTCCTAGTATTTCAATCTATGCAAATGAGCTTATAAAAGATTTTGGTGTAAAAAATCTAATTAGAGTTGGGAGTGCTGGTTCTTACCAAAAGCATGTTAAGATAAGAGATGTCGTCTTAGCTATGGCAGCATCTTCTACGTCTGGAGTTAATGAATTAAGGTTTGGAGGTGCTGACTACGCTCCTACTGCTGATTTCGGCTTGTTCTTAAAAGCTGTAAAGGCTGCTGAAGCTAAAAATATTCCCATCCAAGCTGGTAATGTCTTATCCTCCGATGAGTTTTATGAAGACAATATCGAATCCTATAAAAAATGGTCTAGGTTTGGTGTGCTATGTGTAGAAATGGAAGCCGCAGGTCTTTATACTGTTGCAGCAAAACATAATGTAAATGCACTTGCTATTTTAACGATTTCGGATTCTTTGGTGACGGGTGAAAAAACTACAAGTAAAGAGCGTGAGACTACCTTTAGACAGATGATTGAAATTGCTTTGGAATTGGCTTAAACTCATTTAACAAACTTTTTTGAAGTAAAATAGTTTTTCTGTCTATTTTTGAGAGGTTTAACTAATCATCTTTCAAAAAATGAAATCTTTATTCTTTACTTTATTTTTGTTAATATCATTCAACATTTTTGCTCAGGAAACATCTGATAAAAAACAAAAAGTCACAACCTACTATCTCATTCGACATGCAGAAAAGGACGAATCGGACAAAACAAATAAAGATCCGCATTTAACTGAGGAAGGCA from Winogradskyella sp. MH6 includes these protein-coding regions:
- a CDS encoding TraB/GumN family protein, which produces MKRILSLLVITTLSIFSITAQEIENSTLWKIEGNGLESPSYLFGTIHMTCDATLEDDVKKALDETTQIVMELDMDDPSMQSKVMQGMYLKDGKTLKDFVSDEEYKSIDSLFTNNMGMSVKLLENVKPFFLMSMFYPKMIDCQMQSFELELTKIASEQKEEIYGLETIEEQIKVFDGIPLEDQYADLIRMAKDNLAFDKTTFSKMLKIYKEEDINALIDIMDDDTNSTMSKHQDVLLEQRNKNWISKIGEYAKEQPTFFGVGAGHLPGENGVIQLLRNAGYTVTAVLE
- a CDS encoding OmpW/AlkL family protein, which gives rise to MKNLLLFTLLIGLTFNLSAQDTDATDDYNKWQARLRLISVIPSPDDDIDGADVDISTAFVPELDFTYFFSKNLAVELILGTTKHNVDLDIDGGGSLDLGHVWLLPPTLNLQYHFYANDFKPYVGAGVNYTIFYGVDEGDLDDIEYDNSFGFSLQAGLDYNLNDKWFLNLDVKKLFLKTDVTVNGAPDTSEVNIDPLIVGLGVGMKF
- the deoC gene encoding deoxyribose-phosphate aldolase; the encoded protein is MELNRYIDHTLLSPSATEADILKLCEEALKYNFYSVCVNSCYVPIAKQALGRSEVKVCTVVGFPLGAMSTEAKIFEAKKAIEQGASEIDMVMNIGRLKSKNYVAVLKDISDVKRAIGLTPLKVILEISELSKNEIVKACEICIDAKADFVKTSTGFSKSGATLTAVKIMKKTVRDQLKIKASGGIRDAETALKYIEVGVHRIGASSGVAMMTNQTSKSAY
- the deoD gene encoding purine-nucleoside phosphorylase, which translates into the protein MSVHIGANKGDIAETILLPGDPLRAKWIAETFFENPVCFNEVRGMYGYTGTYQGKRISTMGSGMGIPSISIYANELIKDFGVKNLIRVGSAGSYQKHVKIRDVVLAMAASSTSGVNELRFGGADYAPTADFGLFLKAVKAAEAKNIPIQAGNVLSSDEFYEDNIESYKKWSRFGVLCVEMEAAGLYTVAAKHNVNALAILTISDSLVTGEKTTSKERETTFRQMIEIALELA